In Phoenix dactylifera cultivar Barhee BC4 chromosome 11, palm_55x_up_171113_PBpolish2nd_filt_p, whole genome shotgun sequence, the following are encoded in one genomic region:
- the LOC103708348 gene encoding protein SPA1-RELATED 4-like isoform X1: MQLWILLRLFLAHLAPEVCLSYSVQVIHLNRMEGNAEVNETIESSTEATHLKRKENDQPPQQPDSHNALETAAPVVSQEADWPENFSLLRSPEMFLETIAGKKISYNTASQSGSEPLFASPRSSNDPGVMVEELSLKNYKSPSLSIGGSSSSGERPPVRKGLWQNFTRLADGLRDVAPKESMTMAHQEDTGKVFLPPPGVQRPPPCINLDPNHSKVSEHLAASDNCVISSNAPTRSPSWIRTKVLPASGFPQFLIKNTLKGKGVAYRPQGTHDAPGMVIRSQNIERPNASFEIVSNLSHRPSAKADGMTPFCGGSGRVSDSHYDGISLREWLNLKRQKINKTERLHIFKQILELVDISHSQGLALHHLRPSYFIILPSNQVKYVGSFIPQGQMKQLSGSVNQDFFPLGHHLKRKRYMEQGKEACEILMLKHQQLSEHHSTGTQHHIYPPRVGLKGEGQGGEIDIHISSARNSGYDLIRFAEPYDTCNISNSPSISSSSTQQSISEFLKLEQRWYASPEEPNESICHFSSNIYSLGVLLFELFCYFASWEVHSAAMSDLCHRILPPNFLSESPKEASFCLWLLHPEPSSRPKSRDVLLRDLISEGRDLSSLDRSSAVIDEEDAEADLLLHFLLSLKEQKEKRAAKLVADLGCLKADVEEVERRHSSRANFVSSGKNLQPNFSDISEMYPCKEPVQAEDISRMSRSSIYQERLMRNIDQLENAYFSMRSRVEISETNAPTRSDIDILKFRDKCYGVENDTDMWTESTDCLGAFFDGLCKYARYSKFEVRGSLKNVDILNSANVICSLSFDQDEDYLAAAGVSKKIKIFEFNALLNNNVDIHYPLIEMSSRSKLSCVCWNNYIKNYLASTDYEGVVQLWDASTGQGFAQFIEHQKRAWSINFSQVDPTKLASGSDDCSVKLWSINEKNCIDTIRNVANVCCVQFSPHSSHLLAFGSADYKIYCYDLRNTRIPWCTLAGHGKAVSYVKFLDSETLVSASTDSSLKLWDLNRTNASGLSSGACTLTLSGHTNEKNFVGLSVSDGYIACGSETNEVYAYYKTFSMPITSHEFGSIDPMTGQETSDDNGQFVSSVCWRGKSNMVVAANSSGSIKVLQMV, translated from the exons ATGCAACTATGGATTCTTTTGAGATTGTTTTTAGCCCATCTGGCTCCTGAAGTTTGCTTGTCTTATTCTGTTCAAGTGATCCATTTGAACCGTATGGAAGGGAATGCTGAAGTGAATGAGACTATAGAGAGCTCAACAGAGGCTACTCACCTCAAAAGGAAAGAGAATGATCAGCCACCGCAGCAACCAGATAGCCACAATGCATTGGAAACAGCTGCTCCGGTTGTCTCTCAAGAAGCTGATTGGCCTGAAAATTTCTCTCTGCTGCGTTCACCTGAGATGTTTCTGGAAACTATAGCAGGAAAGAAAATAAGTTACAATACAGCTTCACAATCTGGGTCTGAGCCACTTTTTGCAAGCCCTCGCTCTTCAAATGATCCTGGAGTTATGGTGGAAGAGCTGTCTCTGAAGAACTACAAGAGTCCTAGCCTGTCTATTGGTGGCAGCTCTAGTAGTGGAGAAAGACCACCTGTCAGGAAAGGCCTATGGCAGAACTTTACAAGGCTTGCAGATGGACTGAGAGATGTGGCACCGAAAGAATCAATGACAATGGCTCATCAGGAGGATACAGGGAAAGTCTTTCTGCCCCCACCTGGGGTTCAGAGACCTCCGCCTTGCATAAATTTGGACCCAAATCATTCCAAGGTCTCTGAGCATTTGGCTGCAAGTGATAACTGCGTGATCTCAAGCAATGCCCCGACAAGATCGCCTAGCTGGATCCGAACTAAGGTCCTACCTGCATCAGGGTTTCCACAATTTTTGATCAAAAATACCTTGAAGGGTAAGGGGGTTGCATATAGACCTCAAGGAACTCATGATGCCCCTGGCATGGTGATCCGAAGTCAAAATATCGAAAGGCCTAATGCCAGTTTTGAGATAGTTTCTAATTTATCCCATAGACCCAGTGCAAAAGCAGATGGCATGACACCTTTTTGTGGCGGCAGTGGTAGGGTTTCAGATTCCCATTATGATGGAATTAGCTTGAGGGAATGGCTTAACCTGAAGCGCCAAAAGATAAACAAGACTGAGAGGCTGCATATTTTTAAGCAGATTCTGGAGCTTGTAGATATCTCCCACTCTCAAGGGCTTGCTTTACATCATTTACGGCCATCATATTTCATAATACTGCCTTCAAATCAAGTTAAATATGTTGGCTCTTTTATCCCCCAAGGTCAGATGAAGCAGTTGTCAGGCTCAGTAAATCaagatttttttcctttggGGCATCACTTGAAAAGGAAAAGGTACATGGAACAGGGTAAAGAGGCCTGTGAAATTTTGATGCTAAAGCATCAGCAACTTAGTGAGCACCATAGTACCGGTACTCAGCATCATATTTATCCTCCCAGGGTTGGCTTGAAAGGGGAAGGTCAAGGTGGAGAAATTGATATTCATATTTCCAGTGCAAGAAATTCTGGGTATGATTTAATAAGATTTGCAGAACCATATGACACTTGTAACATATCCAACAGTCCAAGCATATCTAGTTCCAGCACCCAGCAGTCGATATCTGAATTTTTGAAGCTGGAGCAGAGGTGGTATGCTAGTCCAGAGGAGCCAAATGAGAGTATATGCCATTTCTCCTCGAACATCTACAGTCTTGGGGTTCTTCTTTTTGAG cTCTTTTGCTATTTTGCATCATGGGAAGTGCATTCTGCTGCTATGTCAGATCTCTGCCATCGGATTCTTCCTCCAAATTTTCTATCAGAAAGTCCTAAGGAGGCTAGTTTTTGTCTTTGGTTACTGCATCCAGAACCTTCTTCTCGTCCAAAGTCAAG GGATGTGCTGCTACGTGATTTAATATCTGAAGGTAGAGATTTGTCATCCTTAGATCGCTCATCAGCAGTTATTGATGAGGAGGATGCGGAAGCAGATTTGTTATTACATTTCCTCTTATCTTTGaaagaacaaaaagagaagCGGGCTGCCAAGTTAGTAGCAGATCTTGGATGTTTAAAAGCAGATGTTGAAGAGGTTGAGAGAAGACACTCATCAAGAGCCAATTTTGTTTCTAGTGGCAAAAATCTGCAACCTAACTTCAGTGATATCTCAGAGATGTACCCTTGCAAAGAACCTGTACAGGCGGAGGATATTTCTAGGATGTCCAGGTCAAGTATTTATCAGGAGAGGTTGATGAGGAATATAGATCAACTTGAAAATGCATATTTTTCCATGAGATCCAGAGTTGAGATATCAGAAACTAATGCTCCAACACGTTCAGATATTGATATTCTGAAGTTTCGTGATAAATGTTATGGAGTTGAGAATGATACTGACATGTGGACGGAATCAACTGACTGTCTTGGAGCCTTTTTTGATGGTTTATGCAAGTATGCTCGATATAGTAAATTTGAAGTTCGTGGAAGTTTGAAGAATGTGGATATCCTTAACTCTGCAAATGTTATTTGTTCATTGAGTTTTGACCAGGATGAAGACTACCTTGCTGCTGCTGGAGTGTCAAAGAAAATTAAGATTTTTGAGTTTAATGCTCTTTTAAACAACAATGTTGATATTCATTACCCTTTAATTGAGATGTCAAGTCGATCCAAGCTCAGCTGTGTCTGTTGGAATAATTATATTAAGAACTATTTGGCTTCAACAGACTATGAAGGTGTAGTTCAG TTGTGGGACGCAAGCACCGGTCAAGGATTTGCACAGTTCATAGAGCATCAAAAACGAGCTTGGTCCATCAATTTCTCACAAGTGGATCCAACTAAGCTTGCCAGCGGAAGCGATGACTGTTCTGTGAAACTTTGGAGCATTAATGAG AAAAATTGCATTGACACGATCAGGAATGTGGCCAATGTATGCTGTGTCCAGTTCTCCCCACACTCCTCCCATTTGTTGGCTTTTGGTTCTGCTGATTACAAGATATATTGTTACGATCTACGCAATACTAGAATCCCCTGGTGTACTCTGGCTGGACATGGAAAGGCAGTCAGCTATGTGAAATTCCTAGACTCAGAAACACTTGTTTCCGCATCAACTGACAGCTCCCTTAAGCTTTGGGATCTTAATAGAACCAATGCTAGCGGGTTGTCGAGTGGTGCTTGCACTCTGACCTTAAGTGGTCATACCAATGAGAAG AACTTTGTAGGTTTATCTGTTTCTGATGGATATATAGCATGTGGTTCAGAAACAAATGAA GTTTATGCTTACTATAAAACTTTTTCCATGCCAATAACTTCGCACGAGTTTGGCTCCATTGATCCAATGACAGGGCAAGAGACAAGTGATGATAATGGACAGTTTGTCTCAAGTGTCTGCTGGAGAGGCAAGTCAAATATGGTTGTTGCTGCAAACTCCAGTGGTAGCATAAAGGTCTTGCAGATGGTTTGA
- the LOC103708348 gene encoding protein SUPPRESSOR OF PHYA-105 1-like isoform X3, which produces MQLWILLRLFLAHLAPEVCLSYSVQVIHLNRMEGNAEVNETIESSTEATHLKRKENDQPPQQPDSHNALETAAPVVSQEADWPENFSLLRSPEMFLETIAGKKISYNTASQSGSEPLFASPRSSNDPGVMVEELSLKNYKSPSLSIGGSSSSGERPPVRKGLWQNFTRLADGLRDVAPKESMTMAHQEDTGKVFLPPPGVQRPPPCINLDPNHSKVSEHLAASDNCVISSNAPTRSPSWIRTKVLPASGFPQFLIKNTLKGKGVAYRPQGTHDAPGMVIRSQNIERPNASFEIVSNLSHRPSAKADGMTPFCGGSGRVSDSHYDGISLREWLNLKRQKINKTERLHIFKQILELVDISHSQGLALHHLRPSYFIILPSNQVKYVGSFIPQGQMKQLSGSVNQDFFPLGHHLKRKRYMEQGKEACEILMLKHQQLSEHHSTGTQHHIYPPRVGLKGEGQGGEIDIHISSARNSGYDLIRFAEPYDTCNISNSPSISSSSTQQSISEFLKLEQRWYASPEEPNESICHFSSNIYSLGVLLFELFCYFASWEVHSAAMSDLCHRILPPNFLSESPKEASFCLWLLHPEPSSRPKSRDVLLRDLISEGRDLSSLDRSSAVIDEEDAEADLLLHFLLSLKEQKEKRAAKLVADLGCLKADVEEVERRHSSRANFVSSGKNLQPNFSDISEMYPCKEPVQAEDISRMSRSSIYQERLMRNIDQLENAYFSMRSRVEISETNAPTRSDIDILKFRDKCYGVENDTDMWTESTDCLGAFFDGLCKYARYSKFEVRGSLKNVDILNSANVICSLSFDQDEDYLAAAGVSKKIKIFEFNALLNNNVDIHYPLIEMSSRSKLSCVCWNNYIKNYLASTDYEGVVQLWDASTGQGFAQFIEHQKRAWSINFSQVDPTKLASGSDDCSVKLWSINEACFLNQITSKNWINFGDTLKVSLI; this is translated from the exons ATGCAACTATGGATTCTTTTGAGATTGTTTTTAGCCCATCTGGCTCCTGAAGTTTGCTTGTCTTATTCTGTTCAAGTGATCCATTTGAACCGTATGGAAGGGAATGCTGAAGTGAATGAGACTATAGAGAGCTCAACAGAGGCTACTCACCTCAAAAGGAAAGAGAATGATCAGCCACCGCAGCAACCAGATAGCCACAATGCATTGGAAACAGCTGCTCCGGTTGTCTCTCAAGAAGCTGATTGGCCTGAAAATTTCTCTCTGCTGCGTTCACCTGAGATGTTTCTGGAAACTATAGCAGGAAAGAAAATAAGTTACAATACAGCTTCACAATCTGGGTCTGAGCCACTTTTTGCAAGCCCTCGCTCTTCAAATGATCCTGGAGTTATGGTGGAAGAGCTGTCTCTGAAGAACTACAAGAGTCCTAGCCTGTCTATTGGTGGCAGCTCTAGTAGTGGAGAAAGACCACCTGTCAGGAAAGGCCTATGGCAGAACTTTACAAGGCTTGCAGATGGACTGAGAGATGTGGCACCGAAAGAATCAATGACAATGGCTCATCAGGAGGATACAGGGAAAGTCTTTCTGCCCCCACCTGGGGTTCAGAGACCTCCGCCTTGCATAAATTTGGACCCAAATCATTCCAAGGTCTCTGAGCATTTGGCTGCAAGTGATAACTGCGTGATCTCAAGCAATGCCCCGACAAGATCGCCTAGCTGGATCCGAACTAAGGTCCTACCTGCATCAGGGTTTCCACAATTTTTGATCAAAAATACCTTGAAGGGTAAGGGGGTTGCATATAGACCTCAAGGAACTCATGATGCCCCTGGCATGGTGATCCGAAGTCAAAATATCGAAAGGCCTAATGCCAGTTTTGAGATAGTTTCTAATTTATCCCATAGACCCAGTGCAAAAGCAGATGGCATGACACCTTTTTGTGGCGGCAGTGGTAGGGTTTCAGATTCCCATTATGATGGAATTAGCTTGAGGGAATGGCTTAACCTGAAGCGCCAAAAGATAAACAAGACTGAGAGGCTGCATATTTTTAAGCAGATTCTGGAGCTTGTAGATATCTCCCACTCTCAAGGGCTTGCTTTACATCATTTACGGCCATCATATTTCATAATACTGCCTTCAAATCAAGTTAAATATGTTGGCTCTTTTATCCCCCAAGGTCAGATGAAGCAGTTGTCAGGCTCAGTAAATCaagatttttttcctttggGGCATCACTTGAAAAGGAAAAGGTACATGGAACAGGGTAAAGAGGCCTGTGAAATTTTGATGCTAAAGCATCAGCAACTTAGTGAGCACCATAGTACCGGTACTCAGCATCATATTTATCCTCCCAGGGTTGGCTTGAAAGGGGAAGGTCAAGGTGGAGAAATTGATATTCATATTTCCAGTGCAAGAAATTCTGGGTATGATTTAATAAGATTTGCAGAACCATATGACACTTGTAACATATCCAACAGTCCAAGCATATCTAGTTCCAGCACCCAGCAGTCGATATCTGAATTTTTGAAGCTGGAGCAGAGGTGGTATGCTAGTCCAGAGGAGCCAAATGAGAGTATATGCCATTTCTCCTCGAACATCTACAGTCTTGGGGTTCTTCTTTTTGAG cTCTTTTGCTATTTTGCATCATGGGAAGTGCATTCTGCTGCTATGTCAGATCTCTGCCATCGGATTCTTCCTCCAAATTTTCTATCAGAAAGTCCTAAGGAGGCTAGTTTTTGTCTTTGGTTACTGCATCCAGAACCTTCTTCTCGTCCAAAGTCAAG GGATGTGCTGCTACGTGATTTAATATCTGAAGGTAGAGATTTGTCATCCTTAGATCGCTCATCAGCAGTTATTGATGAGGAGGATGCGGAAGCAGATTTGTTATTACATTTCCTCTTATCTTTGaaagaacaaaaagagaagCGGGCTGCCAAGTTAGTAGCAGATCTTGGATGTTTAAAAGCAGATGTTGAAGAGGTTGAGAGAAGACACTCATCAAGAGCCAATTTTGTTTCTAGTGGCAAAAATCTGCAACCTAACTTCAGTGATATCTCAGAGATGTACCCTTGCAAAGAACCTGTACAGGCGGAGGATATTTCTAGGATGTCCAGGTCAAGTATTTATCAGGAGAGGTTGATGAGGAATATAGATCAACTTGAAAATGCATATTTTTCCATGAGATCCAGAGTTGAGATATCAGAAACTAATGCTCCAACACGTTCAGATATTGATATTCTGAAGTTTCGTGATAAATGTTATGGAGTTGAGAATGATACTGACATGTGGACGGAATCAACTGACTGTCTTGGAGCCTTTTTTGATGGTTTATGCAAGTATGCTCGATATAGTAAATTTGAAGTTCGTGGAAGTTTGAAGAATGTGGATATCCTTAACTCTGCAAATGTTATTTGTTCATTGAGTTTTGACCAGGATGAAGACTACCTTGCTGCTGCTGGAGTGTCAAAGAAAATTAAGATTTTTGAGTTTAATGCTCTTTTAAACAACAATGTTGATATTCATTACCCTTTAATTGAGATGTCAAGTCGATCCAAGCTCAGCTGTGTCTGTTGGAATAATTATATTAAGAACTATTTGGCTTCAACAGACTATGAAGGTGTAGTTCAG TTGTGGGACGCAAGCACCGGTCAAGGATTTGCACAGTTCATAGAGCATCAAAAACGAGCTTGGTCCATCAATTTCTCACAAGTGGATCCAACTAAGCTTGCCAGCGGAAGCGATGACTGTTCTGTGAAACTTTGGAGCATTAATGAGGCATGTTTTCTGAATCAAATCACATCCAAGAACTGGATAAATTTCGGGGATACTTTAAAAGTTTCTCTCATTTAG
- the LOC103708348 gene encoding protein SPA1-RELATED 4-like isoform X2, with protein sequence MQLWILLRLFLAHLAPEVCLSYSVQVIHLNRMEGNAEVNETIESSTEATHLKRKENDQPPQQPDSHNALETAAPVVSQEADWPENFSLLRSPEMFLETIAGKKISYNTASQSGSEPLFASPRSSNDPGVMVEELSLKNYKSPSLSIGGSSSSGERPPVRKGLWQNFTRLADGLRDVAPKESMTMAHQEDTGKVFLPPPGVQRPPPCINLDPNHSKVSEHLAASDNCVISSNAPTRSPSWIRTKVLPASGFPQFLIKNTLKGKGVAYRPQGTHDAPGMVIRSQNIERPNASFEIVSNLSHRPSAKADGMTPFCGGSGRVSDSHYDGISLREWLNLKRQKINKTERLHIFKQILELVDISHSQGLALHHLRPSYFIILPSNQVKYVGSFIPQGQMKQLSGSVNQDFFPLGHHLKRKRYMEQGKEACEILMLKHQQLSEHHSTGTQHHIYPPRVGLKGEGQGGEIDIHISSARNSGYDLIRFAEPYDTCNISNSPSISSSSTQQSISEFLKLEQRWYASPEEPNESICHFSSNIYSLGVLLFELFCYFASWEVHSAAMSDLCHRILPPNFLSESPKEASFCLWLLHPEPSSRPKSRDVLLRDLISEGRDLSSLDRSSAVIDEEDAEADLLLHFLLSLKEQKEKRAAKLVADLGCLKADVEEVERRHSSRANFVSSGKNLQPNFSDISEMYPCKEPVQAEDISRMSRSSIYQERLMRNIDQLENAYFSMRSRVEISETNAPTRSDIDILKFRDKCYGVENDTDMWTESTDCLGAFFDGLCKYARYSKFEVRGSLKNVDILNSANVICSLSFDQDEDYLAAAGVSKKIKIFEFNALLNNNVDIHYPLIEMSSRSKLSCVCWNNYIKNYLASTDYEGVVQKNCIDTIRNVANVCCVQFSPHSSHLLAFGSADYKIYCYDLRNTRIPWCTLAGHGKAVSYVKFLDSETLVSASTDSSLKLWDLNRTNASGLSSGACTLTLSGHTNEKNFVGLSVSDGYIACGSETNEVYAYYKTFSMPITSHEFGSIDPMTGQETSDDNGQFVSSVCWRGKSNMVVAANSSGSIKVLQMV encoded by the exons ATGCAACTATGGATTCTTTTGAGATTGTTTTTAGCCCATCTGGCTCCTGAAGTTTGCTTGTCTTATTCTGTTCAAGTGATCCATTTGAACCGTATGGAAGGGAATGCTGAAGTGAATGAGACTATAGAGAGCTCAACAGAGGCTACTCACCTCAAAAGGAAAGAGAATGATCAGCCACCGCAGCAACCAGATAGCCACAATGCATTGGAAACAGCTGCTCCGGTTGTCTCTCAAGAAGCTGATTGGCCTGAAAATTTCTCTCTGCTGCGTTCACCTGAGATGTTTCTGGAAACTATAGCAGGAAAGAAAATAAGTTACAATACAGCTTCACAATCTGGGTCTGAGCCACTTTTTGCAAGCCCTCGCTCTTCAAATGATCCTGGAGTTATGGTGGAAGAGCTGTCTCTGAAGAACTACAAGAGTCCTAGCCTGTCTATTGGTGGCAGCTCTAGTAGTGGAGAAAGACCACCTGTCAGGAAAGGCCTATGGCAGAACTTTACAAGGCTTGCAGATGGACTGAGAGATGTGGCACCGAAAGAATCAATGACAATGGCTCATCAGGAGGATACAGGGAAAGTCTTTCTGCCCCCACCTGGGGTTCAGAGACCTCCGCCTTGCATAAATTTGGACCCAAATCATTCCAAGGTCTCTGAGCATTTGGCTGCAAGTGATAACTGCGTGATCTCAAGCAATGCCCCGACAAGATCGCCTAGCTGGATCCGAACTAAGGTCCTACCTGCATCAGGGTTTCCACAATTTTTGATCAAAAATACCTTGAAGGGTAAGGGGGTTGCATATAGACCTCAAGGAACTCATGATGCCCCTGGCATGGTGATCCGAAGTCAAAATATCGAAAGGCCTAATGCCAGTTTTGAGATAGTTTCTAATTTATCCCATAGACCCAGTGCAAAAGCAGATGGCATGACACCTTTTTGTGGCGGCAGTGGTAGGGTTTCAGATTCCCATTATGATGGAATTAGCTTGAGGGAATGGCTTAACCTGAAGCGCCAAAAGATAAACAAGACTGAGAGGCTGCATATTTTTAAGCAGATTCTGGAGCTTGTAGATATCTCCCACTCTCAAGGGCTTGCTTTACATCATTTACGGCCATCATATTTCATAATACTGCCTTCAAATCAAGTTAAATATGTTGGCTCTTTTATCCCCCAAGGTCAGATGAAGCAGTTGTCAGGCTCAGTAAATCaagatttttttcctttggGGCATCACTTGAAAAGGAAAAGGTACATGGAACAGGGTAAAGAGGCCTGTGAAATTTTGATGCTAAAGCATCAGCAACTTAGTGAGCACCATAGTACCGGTACTCAGCATCATATTTATCCTCCCAGGGTTGGCTTGAAAGGGGAAGGTCAAGGTGGAGAAATTGATATTCATATTTCCAGTGCAAGAAATTCTGGGTATGATTTAATAAGATTTGCAGAACCATATGACACTTGTAACATATCCAACAGTCCAAGCATATCTAGTTCCAGCACCCAGCAGTCGATATCTGAATTTTTGAAGCTGGAGCAGAGGTGGTATGCTAGTCCAGAGGAGCCAAATGAGAGTATATGCCATTTCTCCTCGAACATCTACAGTCTTGGGGTTCTTCTTTTTGAG cTCTTTTGCTATTTTGCATCATGGGAAGTGCATTCTGCTGCTATGTCAGATCTCTGCCATCGGATTCTTCCTCCAAATTTTCTATCAGAAAGTCCTAAGGAGGCTAGTTTTTGTCTTTGGTTACTGCATCCAGAACCTTCTTCTCGTCCAAAGTCAAG GGATGTGCTGCTACGTGATTTAATATCTGAAGGTAGAGATTTGTCATCCTTAGATCGCTCATCAGCAGTTATTGATGAGGAGGATGCGGAAGCAGATTTGTTATTACATTTCCTCTTATCTTTGaaagaacaaaaagagaagCGGGCTGCCAAGTTAGTAGCAGATCTTGGATGTTTAAAAGCAGATGTTGAAGAGGTTGAGAGAAGACACTCATCAAGAGCCAATTTTGTTTCTAGTGGCAAAAATCTGCAACCTAACTTCAGTGATATCTCAGAGATGTACCCTTGCAAAGAACCTGTACAGGCGGAGGATATTTCTAGGATGTCCAGGTCAAGTATTTATCAGGAGAGGTTGATGAGGAATATAGATCAACTTGAAAATGCATATTTTTCCATGAGATCCAGAGTTGAGATATCAGAAACTAATGCTCCAACACGTTCAGATATTGATATTCTGAAGTTTCGTGATAAATGTTATGGAGTTGAGAATGATACTGACATGTGGACGGAATCAACTGACTGTCTTGGAGCCTTTTTTGATGGTTTATGCAAGTATGCTCGATATAGTAAATTTGAAGTTCGTGGAAGTTTGAAGAATGTGGATATCCTTAACTCTGCAAATGTTATTTGTTCATTGAGTTTTGACCAGGATGAAGACTACCTTGCTGCTGCTGGAGTGTCAAAGAAAATTAAGATTTTTGAGTTTAATGCTCTTTTAAACAACAATGTTGATATTCATTACCCTTTAATTGAGATGTCAAGTCGATCCAAGCTCAGCTGTGTCTGTTGGAATAATTATATTAAGAACTATTTGGCTTCAACAGACTATGAAGGTGTAGTTCAG AAAAATTGCATTGACACGATCAGGAATGTGGCCAATGTATGCTGTGTCCAGTTCTCCCCACACTCCTCCCATTTGTTGGCTTTTGGTTCTGCTGATTACAAGATATATTGTTACGATCTACGCAATACTAGAATCCCCTGGTGTACTCTGGCTGGACATGGAAAGGCAGTCAGCTATGTGAAATTCCTAGACTCAGAAACACTTGTTTCCGCATCAACTGACAGCTCCCTTAAGCTTTGGGATCTTAATAGAACCAATGCTAGCGGGTTGTCGAGTGGTGCTTGCACTCTGACCTTAAGTGGTCATACCAATGAGAAG AACTTTGTAGGTTTATCTGTTTCTGATGGATATATAGCATGTGGTTCAGAAACAAATGAA GTTTATGCTTACTATAAAACTTTTTCCATGCCAATAACTTCGCACGAGTTTGGCTCCATTGATCCAATGACAGGGCAAGAGACAAGTGATGATAATGGACAGTTTGTCTCAAGTGTCTGCTGGAGAGGCAAGTCAAATATGGTTGTTGCTGCAAACTCCAGTGGTAGCATAAAGGTCTTGCAGATGGTTTGA